The Eurosta solidaginis isolate ZX-2024a chromosome 4, ASM4086904v1, whole genome shotgun sequence genome includes a window with the following:
- the nocte gene encoding uncharacterized protein nocte isoform X3: protein MSTLGGSRGERNAKPKFSALDINRMYKNSRGEPAEPSAQKNQVPRKHGMQSLGKVPSARRPPANLPSLKAEITNSPTKNNNQITPTGQEVNSTSGGQIKTTHTPTGGTPNNQQQQLQQKNSSSSNKSALVNNSNNSINNSASGVKLVNNSRPGNSGGSSGGNQQLRNSSVANHTNHQQPQQQQQQQGQSPVTWSSVTTGNDTMGGAGKGSGVGGKSSVPPLYQSPQFQYEFPTLDGTVGGGGGGGGSSSASNRSKQHQQQQDHYHQQHHHQHSNQQHPQQNSHHYQQQNHHSHQRDYNNHQHGGGGRYAHDQRYDAHNYKDGSDGDGGNDYSFHQRHHHQQHELNEVSLRPQTDAAAWLQQQEKAAKGGAEAEGQMNQQDQGHQSQNANAAGAAVPLPILQLMPSFMQRGAPLPAAGSGGTGGGGVGIIGSNGPRSQSPPNYQNGIGSGKDGVLRTQRSTSGNGGGGAQDYRSGSPAVNSFRAATAIPKRPPQMSTPPLSSGGSGSTGTQTPNGSGARKDKEFIVEPEVVQMQRPIIREEDLERLNAIANDDSWTKQDDIDYTKKLTFSDDESPEEQSPTQERDRPVFSKPGVSGGVLEKRKNSNASSVNSTWQRSSGGSGSTNVKDQRESMEREKSESEREDTRQQNGHRGSAAGSIALDAAVYERVKQRKEEEERREKERREAAARKLQELEMKIYNKKAASATATGSGGAPITTGGGDAAKPPTPPPSVGGGGSEDEFNIRRSGSGRDYERGGNTRGGYDTRDVRGGGDYVRGERLIANSGGTGGAITIGAGGKAIFSAQFQSNLPPRFQKQQQMGVGSSLIGNGKGPGALSGALEKSASSSSAYESNRYMQQKAGGGPMQRGARGEYRDNYTTRGGGGYGRMRNDSERDDEPRYHGGGRGGGRGGEEFMQRGNGTAQNQLARSISDTSQRKTSISSNDESSKYGGNSSANDSKESAGSGSAAQVSSWAEETDAELKRQRDESFSSAHSHESMPIKILQRPHTQKSVSEDETASIQQHQQEQQQHAHTQHQQQSQQQVQTQSQQQQQPLHRSESEQSTHFAPTQILRRSESSSDEKPKPQSTPQTAGSGDIVTSKVTEEKVKQATGEAESHQKKRQESESSNVSAVAHNSGSRKESVSADENKQQVTENHPAATTSVSLPQREPKRSSTRGGGGGGGRDRGGDRERGGDRNRGGDRDRGGERGVDRERVADRGGDRDRGSHSRGFGGGRGMRDWNSRGSRGGRYYGANDPRLASESEHSEGIDEESYGAGGRRGNRQGPKVTRKDYGGDGGGHRSGGEERNTKEGFAPRGEPSRRGRGGGANIGDRGDRSDRGDRGDRGDRVDRGDRGPSSSYRRNDGGGRGQGRHYGRQPYDDHNKDHKRSSESDHNTAGAGGSDLDKTKQNQLALSAGLAKVKDANATTTSTSSDQKTRTPSGSGKQQIKQQTGGVAAANAQSAKKANAESEKKMSTAQTPTNQFGSNNNNRGSSQVRKESTTNTKTDDATERERKSASKEKDLPSGAVQQRSSSSGQLVATQCSSSSAGLKKQDLPMASLPTSQSTSSMGGNKLNQQQQHQQPQPLQTVVKPPPGLGGPMTSGGGNFKPVNSASLTNQSVTTQQQQKQNIELQKSKSETNATVTTNVARPQQQPPMQQRTSIGEIDKMKLSSDKPITVVSGTSTLILDGAPVNTIIFENTNYKQQAQAAQIKRSSESLSSAVSSGVSVSSAETLSTALSQISFSKANDTPVSSGSVVSTAADYEKDMKLGFTFGDATESYVSTTVAASNKQSHDNEPKVVPSQQGTVVSVGQQQQQQQQQQQQQQQQQQQVQQQQQQAQNIISTADLNMKIASVKKVWESVAPMAAEASNSPLQHQQVSQQQAQQQAQHQAQQQLQHQQQQQQAQQQQQHQAQQQMDGVDPSGHMSAAASFVAAVAASQQHQQQHLPHYAVTAVPLHQHQHQHHSLSPPGPVPSAYGGHASPFDVGTQLEQFAQSGGSIVVGGGGDDPTNVSVGVYPSPQQQQQAQQQQQAQSAASQQQQVLKHPDVVKQQQQASATAKQLQQHHGSSMGMSPPPNLQQQQQQQQQQQQQQQAQHQLSAAAQAAAQQQQQQLHAAPPSFYQASPQFTGIPSPPTVVFNSSQMAPPPSQAAGLYAPFHSLDHSSRSQFSAAAAAAAHSFPGHYSAAAAAAAAAGGPFNAYAMQTPPNMAAAPTPEMYSNLTSQFRMGGGPSPFGNPNSQQLSSVKPPPSSQQLGTIGSKGAGGGGPYATQQYMNLYPGPPPQHPQGGPPGAHQLQSNSYYSNSASGPNGPTFYGGPPPPQGAGAGAQNFGLAAAAAAAAGLYGGHQGGPPGSNGPPGPQGPPGPQSQHTMGNFNTPFMNSQLLTAAGINQFRAGPTPQQQAAAAAVYMKSGQGQSHMQDSMGRQLKSPLGADVSLSLAKQVQSQPSPPHHKNYGSWDLQNQVMQQQAQQQSQAQQQQQVIQQRGGGGGSAQNMPPGSRGGGPPGVQGPAGGGNQGGQGRYPTPIQRPTNYPQHPQGGPQQQQQQAQPGQRPNNMRQQGSGGGPPGAGGGNGPQGGVGGPGGHNNVGGPNNSGGGQGGGPGGPNNSGAGGGAGPNNGGQMNKPYYANNAGGGGGSRAEKSLNIHKRTWRK, encoded by the exons ATGAGTACACTGGGGGGAAGTAGGGGAGAGCGAAATGCCAAGCCCAAGTTCTCAGCACTCGATATAAATCGAATGTACAAAAATAGTCGT GGTGAACCAGCTGAACCATCTGCACAAAAGAATCAAGTGCCACGTAAACATGGAATGCAAAGTTTGGGCAAAGTGCCGTCCGCAAGGCGACCACCAGCTAATTTACCATCCCTGAAAGCTGAAATAACTAATTCGCCAACTAAGAACAACAATCAAATAACACCAACCGGACAAGAAG TCAACTCAACGAGCGGCGGTCAAATAAAAACAACACATACACCAACTGGAGGAACACCTAACAATCAGCAACAGCAACTACAACAGAAGAACAGCAGTAGCAGCAACAAGTCCGCACTTGttaacaatagtaacaatagcatTAATAACAGCGCTAGCGGCGTTAAATTAGTAAATAATTCGAGACCGGGAAACTCTGGCGGCAGCAGCGGCGGTAATCAACAGCTGCGTAACTCTTCAGTAGCAAATCACACCAATCACCAACAaccacagcaacaacagcaacaacagggaCAGTCTCCAGTAACATGGTCATCTGTGACAACTGGCAACGATACGATGGGCGGTGCCGGGAAGGGAAGCGGGGTTGGGGGGAAATCATCAGTACCACCGCTCTACCAGAGTCCACAATTTCAATACGAATTTCCAACATTAGATGGCACAGTTGGTGGAGGAGGCGGCGGTGGTGGCAGCAGCAGTGCATCGAATCGAAGCAAACAACACCAGCAACAGCAGGATCATTACCATCAGCAACACCACCATCAGCATTCGAACCAACAACATCCGCAACAAAATTCTCATCATTATCAGCAACAAAATCATCATTCTCATCAGCGAGACTACAACAACCATCAACATGGCGGCGGTGGCCGCTATGCTCACGATCAGCGTTACGACGCGCACAATTACAAAGATGGCAGCGACGGAGACGGTGGAAACGATTACTCGTTTCATCAACGTCATCATCACCAGCAACACGAACTGAACGAGGTGAGTCTTCGGCCACAAACCGATGCAGCCGCATGGTTACAACAGCAAGAGAAAGCAGCCAAAGGTGGTGCAGAAGCAGAAGGCCAAATGAACCAACAGGACCAGGGCCACCAATCTCAAAATGCGAATGCTGCAGGTGCAGCAGTGCCATTGCCAATCCTGCAGCTAATGCCATCGTTTATGCAGCGTGGTGCACCATTACCAGCAGCTGGCAGCGGTGGCACAGGTGGCGGTGGCGTGGGCATTATCGGCAGCAATGGTCCACGCTCACAATCGCCACCAAACTATCAGAATGGCATTGGAAGTGGAAAGGATGGTGTGCTTCGTACGCAACGTTCAACGAGTGGCAATGGCGGCGGTGGTGCACAAGATTATCGCTCGGGGTCACCAGCTGTTAATAGCTTTCGAGCAGCTACTGCAATACCCAAGAGACCACCACAAATGTCCACGCCACCGCTAAGTAGTGGTGGTAGTGGAAGCACCGGCACACAAACCCCCAATGGCAGCGGCGCACGTAAAGACAAAGAATTCATTGTTGAACCAGAAGTCGTGCAAATGCAACGGCCCATAATACGTGAGGAAGATTTGGAACGATTAAATGCCATTGCGAATGATGATAGTTGGACAAAACAAGATGATATTGACTATACGAAAAAACTGACCTTCTCAGATGACGAATCGCCTGAAGAACAATCACCAACGCAAGAGCGTGATCGACCAGTATTTAGTAAGCCAGGCGTCAGCGGCGGCGTACTCGAGAAACGCAAAAACTCTAACGCGAGTAGTGTAAATAGCACTTGGCAAAGGAGCAGCGGCGGTTCTGGTAGTACTAATGTCAAAGACCAACGCGAGAGCATGGAACGTGAAAAGTCCGAAAGTGAACGAGAAGATACCCGTCAGCAGAATGGGCATCGCGGTAGCGCGGCAGGCAGCATTGCATTGGATGCTGCGGTCTATGAACGTGTAAAACAACGTAAAGAAGAGGAAGAACGTCGTGAGAAAGAACGACGTGAAGCAGCTGCACGTAAATTACAAGAACTCGAAATGAAAATATACAATAAGAAAGCGGCGAGCGCAACAGCAACCGGCAGTGGAGGTGCTCCAATAACAACCGGCGGAGGCGATGCTGCAAAACCGCCAACACCGCCACCATCCGTAGGTGGAGGCGGAAGTGAAGATGAATTCAATATCCGCCGCAGTGGTAGTGGCAGAGATTATGAACGTGGTGGTAATACACGTGGCGGCTACGATACACGCGATGTACGCGGTGGTGGTGACTATGTGCGTGGTGAACGTTTAATCGCTAACAGCGGTGGAACAGGCGGTGCAATAACAATAGGCGCTGGTGGCAAAGCAATATTTTCTGCACAGTTCCAATCAAATTTACCGCCACGATTCCAGAAGCAGCAACAAATGGGTGTTGGATCTTCTTTAATTGGCAACGGTAAAGGGCCTGGGGCACTGAGTGGTGCTTTAGAAAAATCTGCATCCTCAAGTTCCGCTTATGAATCGAATCGTTATATGCAACAAAAAGCTGGGGGTGGACCAATGCAACGCGGTGCGCGTGGCGAATATCGCGACAACTATACCACGCGTGGCGGCGGTGGATATGGGCGTATGCGTAATGATAGTGAGCGCGATGATGAGCCACGCTATCATGGTGGAGGACGTGGTGGTGGTCGCGGTGGTGAGGAGTTTATGCAGCGTGGCAATGGTACGGCTCAGAATCAGCTGGCACGCAGCATTTCAGATACATCGCAACGCAAAACAAGCATTTCTTCAAATGATGAATCCAGTAAATATGGTGGTAATAGTAGCGCGAATGATTCAAAGGAATCTGCGGGAAGTGGAAGTGCCGCACAAGTTTCGTCTTGGGCTGAAGAGACGGATGCTGAACTGAAGCGGCAACGTGACGAAAGCTTTTCGTCAGCGCACAGTCATGAGTCGATGCCAATCAAGATATTGCAACGTCCGCATACGCAGAAAAGCGTGTCGGAGGATGAAACTGCATCAATACAGCAGCATCAACAAGAACAACAGCAACACGCTCATACACAGCACCAACAACAATCACAACAACAAGTGCAGACGCAGtctcaacagcagcagcaacctCTTCATCGCAGCGAAAGCGAACAATCGACTCACTTTGCACCCACTCAAATTTTAAGGCGCTCTGAGTCTTCTAGCGATGAGAAACCAAAACCACAATCAACCCCCCAGACAGCGGGAAGTGGTGATATAGTCACCAGTAAGGTTACTGAAGAAAAAGTGAAACAGGCGACAGGAGAAGCCGAATCTCATCAGAAGAAACGTCAAGAAAGTGAAAGTAGCAATGTATCCGCAGTTGCCCATAATTCAGGATCTCGGAAGGAATCTGTTTCTGCCGATGAGAACAAACAGCAAGTGACTGAGAATCATCCAGCTGCAACGACTTCCGTCAGTTTGCCACAACGTGAACCGAAAAGATCCAGTACTCGAGGGGGTGGAGGTGGCGGTGGCCGTGACCGTGGCGGAGATCGTGAACGCGGCGGAGATCGAAACCGTGGTGGAGATCGTGATCGCGGCGGCGAACGCGGTGTTGATCGTGAGCGTGTTGCAGATCGTGGTGGGGATCGTGATCGTGGCTCACATTCGCGGGGCTTTGGTGGCGGTCGTGGGATGCGCGACTGGAATTCACGTGGTTCAAGAGGTGGACGTTATTATGGTGCCAATGACCCAAGGCTAGCAAGTGAATCGGAGCACTCTGAAGGTATCGATGAGGAATCATATGGGGCTGGCGGACGTCGTGGTAATCGTCAAGGTCCGAAAGTTACTCGAAAAGACTACGGAGGCGACGGCGGTGGTCACCGTAGCGGTGGAGAAGAACGCAACACAAAGGAAGGTTTTGCACCTCGTGGCGAACCATCACGACGAGGTCGGGGAGGAGGAGCGAATATTGGTGATCGAGGTGATCGTAGTGATCGTGGCGACCGAGGAGATCGTGGTGATCGAGTCGATCGTGGAGATCGCGGTCCTTCATCTTCCTATCGTCGAAACGATGGTGGTGGACGAGGTCAAGGTCGTCACTACGGTCGACAGCCCTACGATGACCATAATAAAGATCACAAGCGTAGTTCTGAATCCGACCACAACACAGCCGGTGCCGGTGGAAGTGATTTGgataaaacgaaacaaaatcaattAGCGCTTAGTGCTGGTCTCGCTAAAGTTAAGGACGCAAATGCAACGACGACATCAACATCATCAGATCAGAAAACGCGCACACCTTCCGGTAGCGGCAAACAACAGATCAAGCAGCAGACAGGTGGCGTTGCAGCTGCCAATGCGCAGTCCGCAAAGAAAGCAAACGCTGAGTCCGAAAAGAAAATGTCCACTGCACAAACACCAACAAATCAATTTGGTAGCAACAATAACAATCGAGGCAGCTCACAGGTACGTAAGGAAAGTACGACCAACACAAAAACTGATGACGCGACGGAGCGTGAACGAAAATCGGCTTCTAAAGAAAAAGATTTACCAAGTGGCGCCGTGCAACAGCGCAGCAGTAGCTCGGGGCAGCTTGTTGCTACACAATGCAGCAGCTCAAGTGCAGGCTTGAAAAAACAAGATTTGCCAATGGCTTCCTTGCCCACCTCGCAGTCCACATCCTCAATGGGTGGAAACAAATTGAATCAACAACAGCAGCACCAACAACCACAACCACTACAGACTGTGGTCAAACCGCCACCTGGCTTGGGAGGTCCAATGACCAGCGGTGGTGGCAACTTTAAACCCGTCAACAGCGCTTCACTAACTAATCAGAGTGTAACaactcaacaacaacaaaaacagaataTTGAGTTACAAAAGAGTAAGTCAGAAACAAATGCCACGGTTACAACGAATGTCGCGAGACCACAGCAACAGCCGCCGATGCAGCAACGAACTTCAATCGGCGAGATAGACAAGATGAAGTTGAGCAGTGATAAGCCGATTACAGTGGTTAGTGGCACTAGCACATTGATACTAGATGGCGCTCCAGTCAATACTATAATCTTCGAAAATACAAACTATAAGCAGCAGGCTCAAGCAGCACAGATAAAACGATCGTCAGAGTCACTGAGCTCCGCTGTGAGCAGTGGTGTAAGTGTGTCTTCTGCAGAAACACTCAGCACAGCACTTTCACAAATATCATTCTCTAAAGCGAACGATACACCAGTGTCCAGTGGTAGTGTTGTATCCACAGCTGCCGATTACGAAAAAGATATGAAGCTCGGTTTCACGTTCGGCGATGCCACGGAATCGTACGTTAGTACTACCGTGGCGGCCTCCAACAAGCAGTCTCATGATAACGAACCGAAAGTGGTACCCAGCCAGCAGGGTACCGTTGTATCTGTAggacaacagcagcaacaacaacagcagcaacaacaacagcagcaacaacaacagcagcaagtgcaacaacaacagcaacaagcgCAGAACATAATATCAACAGCCGATTTAAATATGAAAATCGCTAGTGTAAAGAAAGTCTGGGAAAGCGTAGCGCCCATGGCAGCGGAGGCGAGCAATTCTCCTTTGCAACATCAACAGGTGTCTCAGCAGCAGGCGCAACAACAAGCGCAGCACCAAGCTCAGCAGCagctacaacatcaacaacaacagcagcaggcacagcagcagcaacagcaccAGGCACAACAGCAAATGGACGGGGTGGATCCCAGTGGACACATGTCCGCCGCTGCCTCATTTGTAGCAGCTGTAGCTGCGtcacaacaacaccaacaacaacatttgCCACACTACGCAGTTACAGCAGTACCGTTGCATCAACATCAGCACCAACACCATTCGTTATCTCCACCTGGTCCCGTGCCCAGTGCGTATGGCGGTCATGCTTCGCCGTTCGATGTCGGCACACAACTCGAACAATTCGCACAGAGCGGAGGAAGTATTGTTGTGGGCGGCGGCGGTGATGATCCAACCAACGTTAGCGTTGGTGTCTATCCCAGTCCACAGCAACAGCAGCAGgctcagcaacaacaacaagcgcaATCAGCTGCATCCCAACAGCAACAGGTCTTGAAGCATCCAGATGTTGTGAAGCAACAACAGCAAGCTTCAGCTACTGCTAAACAATTGCAGCAACATCATGGCTCGTCGATGGGTATGTCACCACCGCCAAATcttcaacaacagcagcagcaacaacaacagcaacaacagcagcagcaagcCCAACATCAACTATCAGCGGCAGCACAAGCAGCagctcaacagcaacaacaacaattgcatgCTGCACCGCCGTCATTCTATCAAGCATCACCGCAATTTACTGGCATACCTAGTCCACCAACGGTTGTCTTCAACTCATCGCAAATGGCTCCGCCACCCTCACAGGCTGCTGGCCTTTACGCACCATTCCATTCACTTGATCATTCGAGTCGTTCACAATTTTCCGCAGCGGCTGCAGCGGCGGCTCACAGCTTTCCTGGACATTACAGCGCGGCGGCGGCTGCAGCTGCCGCAGCTGGTGGACCTTTTAACGCATACGCAATGCAAACGCCACCAAATATGGCTGCTGCACCAACACCCGAAATGTATTCCAATTTAACGTCACAGTTTCGTATGGGCGGAGGGCCATCGCCTTTTGGTAATCCAAATTCGCAACAGCTTA GTTCGGTGAAACCACCACCTTCATCACAACAACTTGGTACGATAGGTTCGAAGGGAGCCGGCGGTGGTGGTCCTTATGCCACACAACAGTATATGAATTTGTATCCTGGTCCACCGCCACAACATCCACAAGGTGGCCCACCAGGCGCACATCAATTGCAATCGAATAGTTACTACTCGAATTCTGCTAGTGGACCGAATGGACCGACTTTCTATGGTGGTCCACCTCCGCCACAAGGCGCAGGCGCCGGTGCCCAAAATTTTGGATTAGCAGCTGCAGCCGCAGCAGCAGCTGGCCTATATGGCGGTCATCAGGGTGGACCACCCGGCTCGAATGGTCCGCCTGGCCCGCAGGGACCGCCTGGTCCGCAGTCACAACATACGATGGGAAATTTTAATACACCTTTTATGAATTCGCAGCTGTTGACAGCGGCAGGTATTAATCAATTTCGTGCTGGACCAACGCCACAGCAGCAAGCGGCAGCAGCAGCTGTGTATATGAAATCTGGGCAGGGACAAAGCCACATGCAGGACTCG ATGGGACGCCAACTAAAATCTCCACTCGGTGCCGATGTCAGTTTGAGTTTGGCCAAACAGGTGCAGTCGCAACCCAGTCCACCACATCATAAAAACTATGGCAGC TGGGACTTGCAAAACCAAGTAATGCAACAGCAAGCACAACAACAATCCCAagctcaacagcaacaacaagtcATACAACAGCGTGGTGGTGGCGGTGGCAGTGCACAAAATATGCCACCAGGCAGTCGAGGAGGCGGCCCGCCAGGTGTACAAGGTCCCGCCGGTGGCGGcaatcaaggtggacaagggcgCTATCCAACGCCAATACAACGGCCAACAAATTATCCACAACATCCACAAGGTGGACcacaacagcaacagcagcaaGCGCAACCTGGGCAAAGGCCCAACAATATGAGACAGCAGGGTTCAGGGGGTGGACCACCCGGCGCTGGCGGCGGTAATGGACCACAAGGTGGCGTCGGTGGCCCTGGTGGTCACAATAATGTAGGCGGCCCAAATAATAGTGGAGGTGGTCAAGGTGGAGGCCCTGGTGGTCCAAATAATAGTGGTGCAGGAGGTGGCGCCGGACCCAATAATGGTGGACAAATGAATAAACCTTACTATGCAAACAATGCTGGTGGCGGGGGTGGAAGTCGAG CTGAAAAGTCTTTAAACATACATAAAAGAACATGGAGAAAATGA